The Rubripirellula tenax genome contains the following window.
CGCCTACTTGAGCTTCGGCGTCGATACGCATCAACTGACGCATCACCATCCGCCGCGTTTCAACCGGAGCCATCGACTTGTCGGCCAAAGAAGAACATATCCTCGTTATTCCCGCTTCCGTCATTGATGCGATCGGCGATCTCAATGGATTCGAGCCCGATGTGGATCGATTCTTGCAACCGATTCTGGCCAGTGATGCGTTGGCGTTTCACCCGCGCAGTCAGATGGAAACAGATCCGTCGTTCAAGCAATTGATCCCGTACGTTTTGCTGGAATGGACCGACGGCGACGGAGTCGTCCACCTGTTCACGTACACTCGGGGCGGCGGTTCAGGTGAAAAACGCCTTCACGCAAAACGTAGCGTCGGCATTGGCGGTCACATCAGCGAAGAAGACGCCGCCGGCGGTGCCGATCCATACGCGACCGGAATGCAGCGAGAACTCGCCGAAGAAATCCAGCTCGCCTCGGACTACACCGAATCAAAAGCCGGACTGATATACGATCCGTCCAACGACGTCGGCAAGGTTCACGTCGGCGTCGTCCACCGATTCGTGTTGAAGAGTCCGGAAGTAAAAAGTAACGAAGCCGACTTGGCCGACGGCGGCTTCGTCGCGGTCGAAACGCTGAAGGCAGAACGCGACGGTTTGGAAACGTGGAGCCAATTGGCCATCGACGCAATCTACGGTTGATCGAACGCTCATGATTTATCTGGACAATCATTCGACGACTCGCTGCGACACTGCGGTCGTCGATGCGATGTTGCCCTGGTTGACCCAGGAATACGGGAACCCACACAGCAGCCACGCCGCGGGGATTGCGGCCGCGGACATCATTGGTCGATCCATCGCCACAGTGGCTGGCCTTGTCGGTGCGAAGCCCGACTCGATCGTTTTCACCAGCGGCGCGACCGAGTCAAACAACTTGGCGATTCGCGGCGTGTGTTTGCATCCTCGCCAAAAACGCCGCCACATTGTGACTGTCACGACCGAGCATCCGGCGGTCTTGGATGTGGTCGAGGACCTGAAACGAGACGGGTTTCGCGTCACCATTGTCCCTGTGATTCAAAGCGGTTCGCCCGGCGCCGGCATCGTCGACATCGATCGATTGGCCGCGGCGATCGATGACGATACGGCCATCGTTTCGGTGATGGCCGCGAACAATGAAGTCGGCTCGATCGCCCCAATGCGAGCGATCGCGGATCTGGTTCATGACCGCGGCGCAGTGCTGCACTGTGACGCGACCCAAGTATTGGGCCGCTCGCCGATCGACATCGCGGCAATGGATATCGACTTGGTCAGCGGTTCGGCGCACAAATTTTATGGGCCCAAGGGAATCGGTGTGCTGGTGGTCGGCGGAGGCGATCGACGTATCCGGTTGCGGCCGCAAATCGTTGGCGGCGGCCAGCAACGAGGCATCCGAAGTGGCACGATGGCACCGGCGATGGCTGTCGGTCTGGCGCGTGCCCTCGAAATCTGTACCGAATCGATGGACGCCGACCGAGTCCGTATTCGGGCGATGCGAGACACGTTGTGGCAGCGACTGTGCGACGGCATCGCGGGCATCGAATTGAACGGGCCCGCGCTCGGTGGCGACGATCGGTTGGCGGGAAACCTGAACTTTCGACTGCCGACGATCGAGGGCGAATCGTGGATGGCGGCGGCAGCCGAAGTCGCGTTCAGCACCGGGTCGGCGTGCAGCAACGTTGATCCGACGCCCAGTCATGTGTTGATGGCAATGGGGTTGAGCGAGTCCGAAGCACGGCGGAGTGCCCGGTTTGGAATCGGGCGGTTCAACACCATGGATGAAATGGAACGGGCGTCCGCGATTCTGGTCGAGGCCCGAGATCGG
Protein-coding sequences here:
- a CDS encoding phosphoesterase, coding for MSAKEEHILVIPASVIDAIGDLNGFEPDVDRFLQPILASDALAFHPRSQMETDPSFKQLIPYVLLEWTDGDGVVHLFTYTRGGGSGEKRLHAKRSVGIGGHISEEDAAGGADPYATGMQRELAEEIQLASDYTESKAGLIYDPSNDVGKVHVGVVHRFVLKSPEVKSNEADLADGGFVAVETLKAERDGLETWSQLAIDAIYG
- a CDS encoding cysteine desulfurase family protein, whose product is MIYLDNHSTTRCDTAVVDAMLPWLTQEYGNPHSSHAAGIAAADIIGRSIATVAGLVGAKPDSIVFTSGATESNNLAIRGVCLHPRQKRRHIVTVTTEHPAVLDVVEDLKRDGFRVTIVPVIQSGSPGAGIVDIDRLAAAIDDDTAIVSVMAANNEVGSIAPMRAIADLVHDRGAVLHCDATQVLGRSPIDIAAMDIDLVSGSAHKFYGPKGIGVLVVGGGDRRIRLRPQIVGGGQQRGIRSGTMAPAMAVGLARALEICTESMDADRVRIRAMRDTLWQRLCDGIAGIELNGPALGGDDRLAGNLNFRLPTIEGESWMAAAAEVAFSTGSACSNVDPTPSHVLMAMGLSESEARRSARFGIGRFNTMDEMERASAILVEARDRLANLA